One Periophthalmus magnuspinnatus isolate fPerMag1 chromosome 15, fPerMag1.2.pri, whole genome shotgun sequence genomic window carries:
- the LOC117382730 gene encoding uncharacterized protein LOC117382730, which translates to MTTPVSHRDSYAESWHRDFFKDWSMDRPTSPEQILSFAEARSCRKLKTCTDSQLDSIGCLPMILPFVLLSASANQETAVRAAVEMVTLTHPHPNALQTVALYAKTLHAVVGGACLQVQSECALKALGQWEISVSYSKEAQRFPVGSEQRLRVHQRAVGELGLACYSSGALSSLFHLAHEFHDNPVGGILTNTNCGGENCSRGAALGALLWASAAHRDRTLPQSWTTAMRDARDLVPRIIQGLDLD; encoded by the exons ATGACCACCCCAGTGTCTCACCGGGACTCTTACGCCGAGTCCTGGCACCGGGACTTCTTCAAGGACTGGAGTATGGACAGACCCACCTCACCTGAGCAG ATCCTGAGTTTTGCCGAGGCTCGGAGTTGCAGAAAGTTGAAAACTTGTACGGACTCACAGCTTGACTCCATCGGCTGCTTACCCATGATCCTCCCCTTCGTGCTGCTGTCCGCGTCGGCCAATCAGGAGACAGCA GTGCGCGCAGCGGTGGAGATGGTGACGCTGACCCACCCGCACCCAAATGCACTCCAAACGGTGGCACTGTATGCCAAAACACTACATGCCGTGGTGGGCGGGGCCTGTCTGCAGGTACAGTCTGAGTGCGCTCTGAAGGCTCTCGGCCAATGGGAAATCAGCGTTAGCTACAGCAAGGAAGCCCAgag GTTTCCTGTGGGCTCTGAACAGAGGCTGAGGGTTCATCAGAGGGCAGTGGGAGAGCTGGGCCTAGCCTGCTACAGCTCAG GAGCCCTGAGCAGCCTGTTCCACCTGGCCCATGAGTTCCACGACAATCCAGTAGGGGGCATTCTCACCAACACCAACTGTGGAG GGGAGAACTGCAGCCGTGGGGCCGCGCTTGGAGCTCTGCTTTGGGCTTCAGCCGCTCACAGAGATCGCACCCTCCCCCAGAGCTGGACCACAGCCATGAGAGACGCACGCGACCTGGTACCAAGgatcatacagggactggacctggactga